From Eptesicus fuscus isolate TK198812 chromosome 13, DD_ASM_mEF_20220401, whole genome shotgun sequence, the proteins below share one genomic window:
- the MUC5AC gene encoding mucin-5AC, whose amino-acid sequence MGVGRREPARLWALALALACAQHTGGAQLGSAPSTEHPHLPPAPQGPGGDALRGVTILPPLRTAPVVRARNPAHSGRVCSTWGDFHYKTFDGDVFRFPGRCNYVFSAHCGAAYEDFNVQLRRGPGAPAGALRGVTMKLRGLVLQLTPNSVLVNGRPTQLPFSQSGVLVEHSASFLKVVARLGLVFMWNEDGSLLLELDAKYANQTCGLCGDFNGVPVFDEFFSRGTRLSAVEFGNLQKMDGPTEQCQDPAPAPPGNCSIGAGLCEELLLGERFLGCHALVDAGSFVRACQQDLCLCAHADLARCACLTLAEYSRQCAHAGGLPPDWRGPGLCPQTCPHNMRYRECGSPCADTCSNQEHSQLCEDHCVAGCFCPEGMVLDDIGQTGCIPVSQCPCVHSGATYAPGATYSTDCTNCTCSGGRWSCQEVPCPGTCAVLGGAHFSTFDERPYTVHGDCSYVLAKPCNSSAFTVLAELRRCGLTDSETCLRSLTLSLEGGRTVVEVKASGEVLVNQLVTQLPVSAADVTVLRPSTFFVVAQTRLGLQAEVQLVPTMQVFLRAAPSLRGRTCGLCGNFNQNQADDFRALSGVVEGTAAAFANTWKTQASCPNVRGGFEDPCALSVENEKFAQHWCSGLTDPQGPFAPCHAAVSPGPYHSNCLFDTCNCEKSEDCLCAALSAYVHACAARGVLLRGWRAGVCTKPMDTCPPSMTYRYHVEACQPTCRALSSQDPACGVSFVPVDGCTCPDGTFLDDAGSCVPAASCPCYHGDAVVPNGEALHERGAVCTCTQGTLTCIGGNTPDPVCAPPMVYVDCRNATPGAAGAGCQKSCHTLDMDCYSPQCVPGCVCPAGLVADGEGGCVAADDCPCMHNEASYRAGQTVRVGCNTCTCKGRKWQCTEQPCLGTCAVYGDGHYLTFDGQRYSFNGACEYTLLQDHCGGNGSAQDAFRVVTENVPCGTTGTACSKAIKIFLGSYELKLSEGQVEVIEKGLGQEAPYSIRQVGIYLVVDTAAGLVLLWDKKTSIFLRLSPEFKGRVCGLCGNFDDNAVNDFTTRSQSVVGDALEFGNSWKFSPTCPDAPAPRDPCTANPYRKSWAQRRCSLLNSATFEACHAHVEPAQYYEACVSDACACDSGGDCECFCTAVAAYAQACRDAGVCVAWRTPDICPLFCDYYNPEGQCAWHYQPCGAPCLRTCRNPRGQCLHDTGGLEGCYPKCPPEAPIFDEDAMRCVATCPTPPPPPPCQVQGKSYRPGAVVPSDENCHSCICTENGVRCAYDAEACVCSYDGRRFRPGDVIYHTTDGTGGCISARCGPNGTIERTVQACGSSSPAPPTPFSFSATAVPPPRVCGTPRGPAPIGDRQLTAVSSTGPPGPATSPASTGTPRPRPSTASVTPGPACGEDCLWSAWLDVSRPGRGLDSGDFDTLDNLRAHGHPVCQAPRAVECRAERAPDVPLQVLGQQVECSPAVGLTCYNRDQVSGLCDNYQIRVLCCSPRACPTSRGTTSPAPGTTSTSAPGPSEVPTTWQPSSSSCWRESCSWTEWLDGSYPEAGINGGDFDTFQNLRSEGYAFCERPSQVECRAERFPDTPLAELGQTVVCNDSVGLVCLNKDQLPPICYNYQVRIQCCERLDVCRERTIPPESSRATRSTTHGARTQTQAPRTSTQHWTASSARVPPATATTPGTHAVTPRETTRCQPQCTWTKWFDVDFPSPGPHGGDVETYSNIVRSGERICSRPEYIAHLECRAQSRPEVSIARLGQVVQCSPDVGLVCRNRDQAGRFQMCLNYEVRVLCCEPRAGCPTFEPVTIPSTPSHHLRAGHQHHLRASHQHHLRASHQHHLRAGHQHHLRTTLPTPGTTSCQPQCTWTKWFDVDFPSPGPHGGDVETYSNIVHSGERICSRPEYIAHLECRAQSHPEVSIARLGQVVQCSPDVGLVCRNRDQAGRFQMCLNYEVRVLCCEPRAGCPTFEPVTTPSTPSVSITSPTETTSHVATSSTTSVPATSTTSVPATSTTSVPATSTTSVPATTTTSVPATTTTSVPATSTTSVPATSTTSVPATSTTSVPATTTTSVPATSTTSVPATSTTSVPATSTTSVPATTTTSVPATSTTSVPATSTTSVPATSTTSVPATSTTSVPATSTTSVPATSTTSVPATTTTSVPATSTTSVPATSTTSVPATSTTSVPATSTTSVPATSTTSVPATSTTSAPITTTTPVPAPQTTLPTPGTTSCQPQCTWTKWFDVDFPSPGPHGGDVETYSNIVRSGERICSRPEYIAHLECRAQSRPEVSIARLGQVVQCSPDVGLVCRNRDQAGRFQMCLNYEVRVLCCEPRAGCPLTSVTPYVTAAKSLPTTAPSSVVPTVTTLSTATPSVPPCYCSVSDKLYPAGSIIYQETDLAGHCYYAVCSLDCHVVRQADHACPTSTPPPTPATLPPGSSSSAPVTVTPPGCPSAVPPRTRGETWAMPNCSQATCEGNNIITLGPRPCPQVPAPTCANGYPALKVPDEDGCCQHYQCQCVCSGWGDPHYITFDGTYYTFLDNCTYVLVQQIVPVYGHFRVLIDNYFCDAEDGLSCPQSIIVEYRRERVVLTRKPVRGVMTNEIIFNNEVVSPGFRKGGLVVSQIGIKMYVAIPEIGVQVMFTGLIFSVEVPFSKFANNTEGQCGTCTNDPQDECRLPGGAVVTSCSDMSGYWKVTNPDQPSCHGPPQTRPTVGPTTPPAPCPPSPVCELILSDVFQPCHAVIPPRPYYLGCAFDHCHMTDADVVCSGLELYASLCASHGVCIDWRGRTNQTCPFTCPADKVYQPCGPSNPPFCYGGDSASLVALHDAGPVTEGCFCPEGMTLFSASKDVCVPTGCPRCLGPHGEPVEAGHTVSSECQECTCEAGTWTMSCRSQPCPPPPACPEPGLVPVPASPQAGQCCPQYTCACNTSYCPALPACPEGTRQILTREEGACCPSQQCRWTACSVNGTLYQPGAVVSSSLCETCRCEVPGGSDTFRISCETQTCHSHCPAGFEHRAQSGQCCRSCVQVACVMNTSDSSAHLFYPGETWSDPGNRCVTHECERHQDGLVVVTTKKACPPLSCPADQARLSEDGCCLSCPPPQPQNRSTCAVQHKHQVIRLQGCSSAGPVRLAYCQGNCGDTASMYSLEAQTLEHSCRCCQELRASPRNVTLRCADGSRRAFSYTQVEECGCVGQRCDARGDLHTEEPAPLQRRDPERGRWSRGARALPLAEGRLPPH is encoded by the exons ATGGGTGTCGGCCGCAGGGAGCCCGCGCGGCTCTGGGCCCTGGCCCTCGCCCTGGCCTGCGCCCAGCACACAG gcgGGGCCCAGCTCGGCTCTGCACCCAGCACGGAGCACCCgcacctccctcccgccccccaggggCCCGGCG GCGACGCCCTCCGCGGGGTGACCATCCTCCCGCCTCTGCGGACCGCCCCCGTGGTGCGCG CCCGGAACCCGGCGCACAGCGGCCGGGTCTGCAGCACGTGGGGCGACTTCCACTACAAGACCTTCGACGGCGACGTGTTCCGCTTCCCCGGCCGCTGCAACTACGTCTTCTCGGCGCACTGCGGGGCCGCCTACGAGGACTTCAACGTCCAGCTGCGCCGCGGCCCCGGGGCCCCCGCCGGCGCCCTGCGCGGCGTCACCATGAAGCTCCGCGGCCTCGTCCTGCAGCTGACCCCCAACTCCGTCCTGGTCAACGGCCGCCC GACCCAGCTGCCCTTCAGCCAGTCGGGGGTCCTGGTCGAGCACAGCGCCAGCTTCCTGAAGGTGGTGGCCCGGCTGGGCCTGGTCTTCATGTGGAACGAGGACGGCAGCCTCCTG CTCGAGCTGGACGCCAAGTACGCCAACCAGACCTGCGGGCTCTGCGGGGACTTCAACGGCGTCCCCGTCTTCGACGAGTTCTTCTCCCGCG GCACCAGGCTGAGCGCCGTGGAGTTCGGGAACCTGCAGAAGATGGACGGCCCCACGGAGCAGTGCCAGgaccccgcccccgcgcccccgggGAACTGCTCCATCGGCGCG ggcctctgcGAGGAGCTGCTGCTCGGCGAGCGGTTCCTGGGCTGCCACGCCCTGGTGGACGCCGGCAGCTTCGTGCGCGCCTGCCAGCAGGACCTGTGCCTCTGCGCGCACGCCGACCTCGCCCGCTGCGCCTGCCTCACGCTCGCCGAGTACTCCCGCCAGTGCGCCCACGCCGGCGGGCTGCCCCCGGACTGGCGGGGCCCCGGCCTCTGCC CCCAGACCTGTCCCCACAACATGAGGTACCGGGAGTGCGGCTCGCCCTGCGCCGACACCTGCTCCAACCAGGAGCACTCCCAGCTCTGCGAGGACCACTGCGTGGCCGGCTGCTTCTGCCCCGAGG GGATGGTGCTCGATGACATCGGCCAGACGGGCTGCATCCCTGTGTCCCAGTGTCCCTGTGTGCACAGCGGGGCCACCTACGCCCCGGGGGCCACCTACTCCACAGACTGCACCAACTG CACCTGCTCCGGGGGCCGGTGGAGCTGCCAGGAGGTCCCGTGCCCGGGCACCTGCGCGGTGCTGGGAGGCGCCCACTTCTCCACCTTCGACGAGAGGCCGTACACGGTGCACGGGGACTGCAGCTATGTGCTGGCCAAG CCCTGTAACAGCAGCGCCTTCACCGTGCTGGCCGAGCTGCGCAGGTGCGGCCTGACGGACAGCGAGACCTGCCTGCGGAGCCTGACGCTGAGCCTGGAGGGGGGGCGGACG GTCGTCGAGGTCAAGGCCAGCGGGGAGGTGCTTGTGAACCAGCTCGTCACCCAGCTGCCCGTCTCGGCAG CCGACGTCACGGTCCTCCGGCCCTCCACCTTCTTCGTGGTCGCGCAGACGCGCCTGGGGCTGCAGGCGGAGGTGCAGCTGGTGCCCACCATGCAGGTGTTCCTGCGGGCGGCGCCCTCGCTCCGCGGCCGGACCTGCG gcctctgCGGGAACTTCAACCAGAACCAGGCGGACGACTTCCGCGCCCTCAGCGGCGTGGTGGAGGGCACGGCCGCCGCCTTCGCCAACACCTGGAagacccaggcctcctgccccaaCGTCAGGGGCGGCTTCGAGGACCCCTGCGCCCTGAGCGTGGAGAACG AGAAGTTCGCTCAGCACTGGTGCTCCGGGCTCACCGACCCGCAGGGCCCCTTCGCCCCGTGCCACGCCGCCGTGAGCCCCGGCCCCTACCACTCG AACTGCCTGTTCGACACGTGCAACTGCGAGAAGAGCGAGGACTGCCTGTGCGCCGCGCTGTCCGCCTACGTCCACGCCTGCGCCGCGCGGGGCGTGCTGCTCCGCGGCTGGAGGGCCGGCGTCTGCA CGAAGCCCATGGACACCTGCCCCCCGTCCATGACCTACCGCTACCACGTCGAagcctgccagcccacctgccgcGCCCTGAGCAGCCAGGACCCCGCCTGCGGCGTCAGCTTCGTGCCCGTGGACGGCTGCACCTGCCCCGACGGCACCTTCCTGGACGACGCGGGCAGCTGTGTGCCGGCCGCCAGCTGCCCCTGCTACCACGGGGACGCCGTGGTCCCCAACGGGGAGGCTCTGCACGAGCGGGGGGCTGTCTG CACCTGCACGCAGGGCACACTGACCTGCATTGGAGGCAACACCCCGGACccag TCTGTGCCCCGCCCATGGTGTACGTGGACTGCCGCAACGCCACGCCCGGGGCCGCGGGCGCCGGCTGCCAGAAGAGCTGCCACACCCTGGACATGGACTGT TACAGCCCCCAGTGCGTGCCCGGCTGCGTGTGCCCCGCCGGGCTGGTGGCCGACGGGGAGGGCGGCTGCGTGGCGGCGGACGACTGCCCCTGCATGCACAACGAGGCCAGCTACCGCGCCGGCCAGACCGTCCGCGTCGGCTGCAACACCTG cacctgCAAGGGCCGGAAGTGGCAGTGCACGGAGCAGCCCTGCCTGGGCACCTGCGCCGTGTACGGGGACGGCCACTACCTCACCTTCGACGGGCAGCGCTACAGCTTCAACGGGGCCTGCGAGTACACGCTGCTGCAG GACCACTGTGGCGGGAACGGCAGCGCCCAGGACGCCTTCCGCGTGGTCACCGAGAACGTCCCGTGCGGCACCACGGGGACCGCCTGCTCCAAGGCCATCAAGATCTTCCTGGGG AGCTACGAGCTGAAGCTGAGCgaggggcaggtggaggtgatcgagaagggcctgggccaggaggcgCCCTACTCCATCCGCCAGGTGGGCATCTACCTGGTGGTGGACACCGCGGCCGGCCTGGTGCTGCTGTGGGACAAGAAGACCAGCATCTTCCTCAGACTCAGCCCCGAGTTCAAG GGGCGGGTCTGCGGGCTGTGCGGGAACTTCGACGACAACGCCGTCAACGACTTCACCACGCGCAGCCAGTCCGTGGTGGGCGACGCCCTGGAGTTCGGCAACAGCTGGAAATTCTCCCCGACCTGCCCCGACGCCCCGGCCCCCCGGGACCCCTGCACCGCCAACCCGTACCGCAAGTCCTGGGCCCAGCGCCGGTGCAGCCTCCTCAACAGCGCCACCTTCGAGGCCTGCCACGCCCAC GTGGAGCCGGCCCAGTACTACGAGGCCTGCGTGAGCGACGCGTGCGCCTGCGACTCCGGGGGCGACTGCGAGTGTTTCTGCACCGCCGTGGCCGCCTACGCCCAGGCCTGCCGCGACGCGGGCGTGTGCGTGGCCTGGCGCACCCCGGACATCTGCC ccctgttCTGCGACTACTACAACCCCGAGGGCCAGTGCGCGTGGCACTACCAGCCCTGCGGGGCGCCCTGCCTGCGGACCTGCCGGAACCCCCGCGGCCAGTGCCTGCACGACACGGGCGGCCTGGAAG gctgCTACCCCAAGTGCCCGCCGGAGGCTCCCATCTTTGACGAGGACGCCATGCGCTGTGTGGCCACGTGCCcgaccccgcccccgccgccgccctgcCAGGTCCAGGGCAAGTCGTACCGGCCGGGTGCGGTGGTGCCCTCGGACGAGAACTGCCACTCCTG CATCTGCACGGAGAACGGCGTGCGGTGCGCCTACGACGCCGAGG CCTGTGTCTGCAGCTACGACGGGCGGCGCTTCCGCCCCGGAGACGTCATCTACCACACGACCGACGGCACCGGCGGCTGCATCTCCGCCCGCTGCGGGCCCAACGGCACCATCGAGAGGACCGTGCAGGCCTGCGGCTCCAgctcccccgcgccccccacccccttctccttctccgccacg GCTGTGCCGCCACCCCGCGTGTGCGGCACGCCCCGGGGACCGGCGCCCATCGGGGACAGACAGCTGACAG CCGTGAGCTCCACGGGTCCGCCCGGCCCCGCCACGAGCCCGGCCTCCACCGGCACTCCCAGGCCGCGGCCTTCGACGGCCTCCGTCACCCCCGGCCCGGCCTGTGGGGAGGACTGCCTGTGGTCGGCATGGCTGGACGTCAGCCGCCCGGGACGCGGCCTCGACAGCGGTGACTTCGACACGCTGGACAACCTCCGGGCCCACGGGCACCCGGTCTGCCAGGCCCCCAGGGCGGTGGAGTGCCGAGCCGAGCGCGCCCCTGACGTGCCGCTCCAGGtcctggggcagcaggtggagtGCAGCCCGGCCGTGGGGCTGACCTGTTACAACAGGGACCAGGTCTCAGGGCTCTGTGACAACTACCAGATCCGGGTGCTGTGCTGCTCCCCCCGGGCCTGCCCCACCTCCCGGG GCACCACCTCACCTGCCCCAGGCACCACCTCAACCTCAGCCCCAGGGCCCTCCGAGGTGCCCACCACCTGgcagcccagctccagctcctgctggCGGGAGTCCTGCAGCTGGACCGAGTGGCTGGACGGCAGCTACCCCGAGGCTGGGATTAACGGTGGAGATTTTGACACTTTTCAGAATTTGCGATCTGAAGGGTATGCGTTCTGCGAGCGGCCCAGCCAGGTGGAGTGCAGGGCCGAGCGCTTCCCGGACACCCCGCTGGCGGAGCTGGGGCAGACCGTGGTCTGCAACGACAGCGTGGGCCTGGTGTGCCTCAACAAGGACCAGCTGCCCCCGATCTGCTACAACTACCAGGTCCGGATCCAGTGCTGCGAGCGGCTGGACGTGTGCAGAGAGAGGACCATCCCACCGGAGTCATCGCGGGCCACGCGCTCGACCACACACGGCGCCAGAACCCAAACCCAGGCCCCCCGGACCTCCACACAGCACTGGACTGCCAGCTCGGCCCGTGTGCCCCCGGCCACCGCAACCACGCCCGGCACACACGCTGTCACACCACGCGAGACCACGCGCTGCCAGCCACAGTGCACGTGGACCAAGTGGTTTGACGTGGACTTCCCGTCCCCCGGGCCCCACGGGGGAGACGTGGAAACCTACAGCAACATCGTCCGCAGCGGAGAGAGGATCTGCAGCCGGCCCGAGTACATCGCTCACCTGGAGTGCCGAGCCCAGAGCCGCCCCGAGGTCAGCATCgccaggctgggccaggtggTACAGTGCAGCCCCGACGTGGGCCTGGTGTGCCGCAACCGCGACCAGGCGGGCCGGTTCCAGATGTGCCTCAACTACGAGGTCCGCGTGCTGTGCTGTGAGCCCCGAGCGGGCTGCCCTACCTTCGAACCGGTCACAATACCCAGCACCCCAAGT CACCACCTCCGTGCCGGCCACCAGCACCACCTCCGTGCCAGCCACCAGCACCACCTCCGTGCCAGCCACCAGCACCACCTCCGTGCCGGCCACCAGCACCACCTCCGT ACGACCCTTCCCACGCCGGGCACCACCAGCTGCCAGCCACAGTGCACGTGGACCAAGTGGTTCGACGTGGACTTCCCGTCCCCCGGGCCCCACGGGGGAGACGTGGAAACCTACAGCAACATCGTCCACAGCGGAGAGAGGATCTGCAGCCGGCCCGAGTACATCGCTCACCTGGAGTGCCGAGCCCAGAGCCACCCCGAGGTCAGCATCgccaggctgggccaggtggTGCAGTGCAGCCCCGACGTGGGCCTGGTGTGCCGCAACCGCGACCAGGCGGGCCGGTTCCAGATGTGCCTCAACTACGAGGTCCGCGTGCTGTGCTGTGAGCCCCGAGCGGGCTGCCCTACCTTCGAACCGGTCACAACACCCAGCACCCCAAGTGTGAGCATCACCAGTCCCACTGAGACCACCTCCCACGTGGCCACATCGAGCACCACCTCCGTGCCGGCCACCAGCACCACCTCCGTGCCGGCCACCAGCACCACCTCCGTGCCGGCCACCAGCACCACCTCCGTGccggccaccaccaccacctccgtgccggccaccaccaccacctccgtgccggccaccagcaccacctccgtgccggccaccagcaccacctccgtgccggccaccagcaccacctccgtgccggccaccaccaccacctccgtgccggccaccagcaccacctccgtgccggccaccagcaccacctccgtgccggccaccagcaccacctccgtgccggccaccaccaccacctccgtgccggccaccagcaccacctccgtgccggccaccagcaccacctccgtgccggccaccagcaccacctccgtgccggccaccagcaccacctccgtgccggccaccagcaccacctccgtgccggccaccagcaccacctccgtgccggccaccaccaccacctccgtgCCGGCCACCAGCACCACCTCCGTGCCGGCCACCAGCACCACCTCCGTGCCGGCCACCAGCACCACCTCCGTGCCGGCCACCAGCACCACCTCCGTGCCGGCCACCAGCACCACCTCCGTGCCGGCCACCAGCACCACCTCGGCTCCCATAACCACCACAACCCCTGTTCCTGCACCTCAGACGACCCTTCCCACGCCGGGCACCACCAGCTGCCAGCCACAGTGCACGTGGACCAAGTGGTTCGACGTGGACTTCCCGTCCCCCGGGCCCCACGGGGGAGACGTGGAAACCTACAGCAACATCGTCCGCAGCGGAGAGAGGATCTGCAGCCGGCCCGAGTACATCGCTCACCTGGAGTGCCGAGCCCAGAGCCGCCCCGAGGTCAGCATCgccaggctgggccaggtggTGCAGTGCAGCCCCGACGTGGGCCTGGTGTGCCGCAACCGCGACCAGGCGGGCCGGTTCCAGATGTGCCTCAACTACGAGGTCCGCGTGCTGTGCTGTGAGCCCCGAGCGGGCTGCCCTCTCACCTCCGTGACCCCCTATGTGACTGCTgccaagtccctgcccaccacagcGCCCTCCTCCGTGGTTCCTACGGTGACGACCCTCAGCACGGCCACGCCGTCAGTGCCGCCGTGCTACTGCAGCGTGTCCGACAAGCTGTACCCTGCAG GGTCCATCATATACCAGGAGACGGACCTGGCCGGCCACTGCTACTATGCCGTGTGCAGCCTGGACTGCCACGTGGTGCGGCAGGCGGACCACGCCTGTCCCACCAGCACGCCGCCTCCCACCCCGGCGACCCTCCCCCCTGGCTCTTCCTCTTCGGCCCCTGTGACTGTCACTCCGCCGGGCTGCCCCAGTGCGGTCCCCCCAAGAACG AGAGGAGAGACCTGGGCCATGCCGAACTGCTCCCAGGCCACCTGCGAGGGCAACAACATCATCACCCTGGGGCCGCGGCCGTGCCCGCAGGTGCCCGCGCCGACCTGCGCCAACGGCTACCCTGCCCTGAAGGTGCCCGACGAGGATGGCTGCTGCCAGCACTACCAATGCCAGT GTGTGTGCAGCGGCTGGGGCGACCCCCACTACATCACCTTTGACGGCACCTACTACACGTTCCTGGACAACTGCACGTACGTGCTGGTGCAGCAGATCGTGCCCGTGTACGGCCACTTCCGCGTGCTCATCGACAACTACTTCTGCGACGCCGAGGACGGGCTGTCCTGCCCGCAGTCCATCATCGTGGAGTACCGGCGGGAGCGCGTCGTGCTGACCCGCAAGCCCGTCCGCGGGGTGATGACCAATGAG ATCATCTTCAACAACGAGGTGGTCAGCCCGGGCTTCAGGAAAGGCGGCCTCGTCGTCTCCCAAATCGGCATCAAGATGTACGTGGCCATCCCCGAGATCGGCGTCCAGGTCATGTTCACGGGCCTCATCTTCTCGGTGGAGGTGCCCTTCAGCAAGTTCGCCAACAACACGGAGGGCCAGTGCG gcaCCTGCACCAACGACCCGCAGGACGAGTGCCGCCTCCCCGGCGGGGCGGTGGTGACCTCCTGCTCTGACATGTCCGGGTACTGGAAGGTGACCAACCCCGACCAGCCGTCCTGCCACGGGCCTCCCCAGACACGCCCGACCGTCGGGCCCACGACCCCGCCTGCCCCGTGCCCGCCCTCGCCAGTCTGCGAGCTGATTCTGAGCGA CGTCTTCCAGCCGTGCCACGCGGTGATCCCCCCGAGGCCTTACTACCTGGGCTGTGCCTTCGACCACTGCCACATGACCGACGCCGACGTGGTgtgctccggcctggagctgtACGCCTCGCTCTGCGCCTCCCACGGCGTGTGCATCGACTGGCGGGGCCGGACCAACCAAACCTGCC CCTTCACCTGCCCGGCCGACAAGGTGTACCAGCCCTGCggcccctccaaccccccctTCTGCTACGGGGGCGACAGCGCCAGCCTCGT GGCCCTTCACGACGCCGGCCCCGTCACGGAAGGCTGCTTCTGTCCGGAGGGCATGACGCTCTTCAGCGCGAGCAAGGACGTCTGCGTGCCCACAGGCTGCCCCC GGTGCCTGGGGCCCCACGGGGAGCCTGTGGAG GCCGGCCACACGGTCAGCTCCGAATGCCAGGAGTGCACCTGCGAGGCCGGCACGTGGACCATGAGCTGCcggagccagccctgcccgccgccccccgcctgccccgAGCCCGGACTCGTGCCTGTGCCTGCGTCCCCGCAGGCCGGCCAGTGCTGTCCCCAGTACACCTGCG CCTGCAACACCAGCTACTGCCCGGCGCTCCCGGCCTGTCCCGAGGGCACGCGCCAGATCCTGACCCGCGAGGAGGGGGCCTGCTGCCCGAGCCAGCAATGCC GCTGGACGGCCTGCAGTGTGAACGGCACCTTGTACCAG cccggcgccGTCGTCTCCTCCAGCCTGTGCGAGACCTGCAGGTGCGAGGTGCCCGGCGGGTCAGACACGTTCAGGATCAgctgtgagacccagacctgccacAGCCACTGCCCAGCG ggctTCGAGCACCGGGCGCAGAGCGGGCAGTGCTGCAGGTCGTGCGTGCAGGTGGCCTGTGTCATGAACACCAGCGACAGCTCCGCCCACCTCTTCTAC CCCGGAGAGACCTGGTCGGATCCTGGGAACCGCTGCGTGACCCACGAGTGTGAGCGGCACCAGGACGGCCTCGTGGTGGTGACCACGAAGAAGGCGTGCCCCCCGCTCAGCTGCCCGGCG GACCAGGCTCGGTTGAGCGAGGACGGCTGCTGCCTCTCGTGTCCGCCACCCCAGCCCCAGAACC ggtcCACCTGCGCCGTCCAGCACAAGCACCAGGTCATCCGCCTGCAGGGCTGCAGCTCCGCGGGCCCCGTGCGCCTCGCCTACTGCCAGGGCAACTGCGGGGACACCGCCTCCAT GTACTCGCTGGAGGCCCAGACGCTGGAGCacagctgccgctgctgccagGAGCTGCGGGCCTCGCCCAGGAACGTGACGCTGCGCTGCGCGGACGGATCGCGCCGCGCCTTCAGCTACACGCAGGTGGAGGAGTGCGGCTGCGTGGGCCAGCGCTGCGACGCCCGCGGGGACCTCCACACGGAGGAGCCGGCGCCCCTGCAGAGGCGGGACCCCGAGCGCGGGCGCTGGAGCAGAGGggcccgggcc